The following are from one region of the Segatella oris genome:
- a CDS encoding PaaI family thioesterase, which translates to MDVEKIKEMLRRHDGLSNTLGMEFISTPEPDTCKATMKVDERNKQAFGFLSGGASLALAENLAGVGSIALCPRKICVGINVSGNHVKAVLEGDTVTAFGRLLSKGSTLHVWQIDIKNSAGDLISTVHVTNYIMNSTTRKA; encoded by the coding sequence ATGGACGTAGAAAAGATAAAAGAGATGCTCCGCCGACATGACGGACTGTCGAATACGCTTGGAATGGAGTTTATTTCAACTCCCGAACCTGATACCTGCAAGGCTACTATGAAAGTAGATGAGCGTAATAAGCAGGCTTTCGGTTTCCTGTCGGGTGGGGCCTCATTAGCTTTAGCCGAGAATTTGGCAGGCGTAGGAAGCATTGCATTGTGCCCGCGTAAAATCTGTGTAGGTATCAATGTCAGTGGAAATCATGTAAAAGCTGTGCTTGAAGGCGATACGGTAACAGCTTTCGGGCGACTTCTTTCAAAAGGAAGCACGTTGCATGTGTGGCAGATTGACATTAAAAACTCGGCCGGGGACTTGATTTCAACGGTTCATGTCACCAACTATATCATGAATTCTACTACTCGGAAAGCATGA
- a CDS encoding DUF6630 family protein, with amino-acid sequence MKDFFANAITWLVLLIFTIGAAWAAITKFQTGHYIMGLLCAFGALLFGLPLISYFLPKGKKKEKEDTVQVTIIPLPTDKDKLEALAIQLIDDDKPLMDTILESLAHPQAFYEHKAKTVGEDEIDYEAFWIDAKNDIDTLSSVGMLYLLSDANVVRSVDPKEGLDNFLWNIECLKRVQLHHLTIEKALLNNTLDILHCCDIINKQWEPTGFQLALIDDDSSDSTITVVPIGWKGIS; translated from the coding sequence ATGAAAGATTTCTTTGCCAACGCCATTACATGGCTTGTTCTTCTCATTTTCACTATAGGAGCAGCATGGGCTGCAATCACTAAATTCCAGACAGGTCACTACATTATGGGCCTTCTGTGTGCGTTTGGAGCATTACTTTTCGGTCTTCCTCTTATATCTTATTTCCTGCCGAAGGGTAAGAAGAAGGAAAAAGAAGATACAGTACAAGTAACCATTATTCCTCTCCCCACGGATAAAGATAAATTAGAAGCACTTGCAATTCAATTGATAGATGATGATAAGCCACTTATGGATACCATTCTGGAGAGTTTAGCGCATCCCCAAGCATTTTATGAACATAAGGCCAAGACCGTAGGTGAAGATGAGATTGACTATGAGGCATTTTGGATAGACGCGAAAAACGACATAGATACACTTTCAAGTGTTGGCATGCTGTATCTTCTCTCCGATGCAAATGTCGTGCGAAGTGTCGATCCTAAGGAAGGACTTGACAATTTCTTGTGGAATATTGAATGTCTGAAGCGTGTTCAACTGCATCATCTGACCATAGAAAAAGCCTTGTTGAATAACACATTAGATATTCTCCATTGTTGTGATATCATCAATAAGCAATGGGAACCGACAGGATTTCAACTCGCACTTATTGATGATGACAGCAGCGACAGCACGATAACGGTTGTGCCAATAGGGTGGAAAGGAATTTCATAA
- a CDS encoding peptide MFS transporter — translation MFENQPKGLYALALANTGERFGYYTMLAIFALFMQAKFGWTESQAGQVYAIFLAVVYFAPLLGGMLADKIGYGKCVTIGFATMFFGYLGLAIPTGANDIGKAAMFAGLACVSLGTGLFKGNLQVLVGNLYDNPKYSSSRDSAFSLFYMAINIGAMFAPSMAKWITNIYLRQYGFVYDAGNFDPAYLHTLYGAYGLCFGVACISLILSAIIYFVCRSWFKHADVTANQAKAANQAVEELTPKQTKDRIVALLLVFAVVIFFWMAFHQNGSALTFFAKKYTDLTVTGSMRIWFNIFSLALIALSVYTGFSVFQAKTTKNKVICSVVTLLAWGGALYLFKQMDNPTMAQPSDFQQFNPFFVVSLTPFSMLFFGLLANKGHEVSAPARIAWGMLVAALGFGVITLASTSLISPMDLGDKTQSILSPSWLISTYFTLTLAELLLSPMGISFVSKVAPPKYKGLMMGGWFVATAIGNYLSSIPSMLWNRIPLMYNWGILIALCLISAVVMFALLKKLNKMTA, via the coding sequence ATGTTTGAAAATCAACCGAAAGGTCTGTACGCCTTAGCCCTTGCCAACACGGGTGAGCGCTTTGGTTACTACACAATGTTAGCCATCTTTGCATTGTTTATGCAGGCTAAGTTTGGCTGGACAGAGTCTCAAGCAGGACAAGTCTATGCTATTTTTCTTGCCGTTGTTTACTTTGCCCCGCTTTTAGGTGGCATGTTAGCCGACAAAATCGGTTATGGGAAGTGTGTCACGATAGGCTTTGCAACCATGTTCTTTGGATATCTTGGATTAGCTATTCCGACAGGAGCTAACGACATCGGTAAGGCTGCCATGTTTGCCGGTTTAGCTTGCGTATCTCTGGGAACCGGGCTTTTCAAAGGCAATCTTCAAGTGCTTGTGGGCAACCTTTATGATAATCCTAAATATTCAAGCAGTCGTGATTCTGCTTTCAGTCTTTTCTATATGGCCATTAATATAGGTGCTATGTTCGCTCCTTCAATGGCAAAATGGATTACGAACATCTATCTTCGTCAATATGGATTTGTGTATGACGCCGGCAATTTCGACCCTGCATATTTGCATACCCTTTATGGTGCGTATGGTCTTTGCTTTGGTGTTGCCTGCATATCACTGATACTTTCGGCTATAATCTATTTTGTCTGTCGCAGTTGGTTTAAGCATGCAGACGTCACAGCCAATCAAGCAAAAGCTGCCAATCAAGCTGTTGAAGAACTCACACCGAAGCAGACGAAAGATCGTATTGTTGCCTTATTATTGGTCTTCGCTGTTGTGATATTCTTCTGGATGGCTTTCCATCAGAACGGTTCTGCGCTGACTTTCTTCGCAAAGAAATATACAGACCTGACTGTTACCGGCTCAATGCGCATTTGGTTCAACATCTTCAGTCTTGCTTTAATAGCACTTTCAGTCTACACCGGCTTCTCCGTTTTCCAGGCAAAAACCACGAAGAACAAGGTCATCTGCAGCGTTGTTACATTGCTTGCATGGGGAGGTGCACTATATCTCTTTAAGCAAATGGATAATCCAACTATGGCTCAACCCTCCGACTTCCAGCAATTCAATCCTTTCTTTGTCGTCTCACTCACACCTTTCAGTATGCTTTTCTTCGGTTTATTAGCCAATAAAGGCCATGAAGTAAGTGCGCCGGCCCGAATTGCCTGGGGTATGTTAGTGGCTGCATTGGGATTTGGGGTCATCACATTGGCCTCAACCAGTCTGATTTCTCCTATGGACTTAGGGGATAAAACCCAAAGCATTCTTTCTCCAAGTTGGTTGATTTCCACCTATTTCACCTTGACCTTAGCCGAGCTTCTGCTCTCACCAATGGGCATTTCCTTTGTCAGCAAGGTAGCACCTCCAAAGTATAAAGGCCTCATGATGGGTGGATGGTTCGTTGCAACTGCCATCGGTAACTACCTCAGTTCTATCCCTTCAATGCTATGGAACCGTATTCCGCTGATGTATAACTGGGGCATTCTGATTGCACTTTGCCTTATCAGTGCGGTTGTAATGTTTGCACTGTTGAAGAAACTCAATAAGATGACAGCTTGA
- a CDS encoding porin family protein — protein MRLQNKIMGVLLFVCCYGQPLLAQIGEHRDDFSVGFNGGYVLSNVGFVPKVNQKQHGGITGGLALRYKSEKYFSTFCSIMAEINYAQLGWKEDILDAKDQPVINATTGVAEEYKRTINYIQAPIFAHLAWGKEDKGTNFFLNLGPQFGYMLSESTDMNFNFDQRNTKDRVNPVVAQDTMSVEKKFDYGIIVGLGGEYSHPKVGHFLLEARYYYGLGNIYGSTKRDFFSKSNFGNIVIKATYLFDIKRTKKTK, from the coding sequence ATGAGATTGCAAAACAAAATAATGGGAGTCTTGCTGTTTGTCTGCTGTTATGGTCAGCCTCTTTTGGCGCAGATAGGCGAGCATCGCGATGACTTCTCTGTAGGTTTCAATGGAGGTTACGTATTGAGCAATGTTGGATTTGTGCCCAAAGTCAATCAGAAACAACACGGAGGTATCACCGGTGGTCTTGCATTGCGCTATAAAAGTGAGAAATATTTTTCTACATTTTGTTCTATCATGGCAGAAATAAACTATGCTCAATTGGGTTGGAAAGAGGACATTCTTGATGCTAAAGACCAACCTGTCATCAATGCAACGACAGGAGTTGCAGAAGAATATAAACGCACAATCAACTATATTCAAGCACCTATCTTTGCCCACCTTGCATGGGGGAAAGAAGACAAGGGGACCAATTTCTTTCTCAATTTGGGACCACAGTTTGGCTATATGCTCAGTGAAAGTACCGACATGAATTTCAACTTTGACCAGCGTAACACAAAAGACCGCGTCAACCCAGTGGTTGCACAAGATACGATGAGTGTAGAGAAGAAATTTGATTATGGCATCATCGTAGGTCTTGGCGGAGAATACAGCCACCCAAAAGTGGGGCATTTCCTGCTTGAAGCACGCTATTATTACGGACTTGGCAATATCTATGGCTCTACTAAACGCGACTTCTTCTCAAAGTCAAACTTTGGCAATATTGTTATCAAAGCAACCTATCTCTTTGATATCAAACGGACGAAAAAAACGAAATAA
- a CDS encoding ABC transporter substrate-binding protein: MKFICRYILLCLLVVMGVVTGKAGSNNTISVGVMLPLHQVDGDGKRMIEYYRGMLTAFEQLKKEGYHINIHAWNVNIDTDIKTTLLDPNATKCDLIFGPLYSKQVKPLGDFCKTKGIRLVIPFSISGNDVAYNSNIFQVYQDETRLINATVNAFIERFSKCHPVFVDCGDATSKKGAFTAALRKQLETKGIRYNLTSLKSDDIAFSKAFVNGQTNVIVLNTARSPELNAAFVKLERFDQLHPGTLISMFGYTEWLMYAPYDFAHFCKYDTYIPTTFYYNASSSGTKALENSYRYWFHEPMQQALPRFAIMGYDHAQFFVRGMAQYGKRFLGSKWQQPYKALQSPLKFEPVDNGGRINASFQLIHYLYNGNVESIAY, from the coding sequence ATGAAGTTTATTTGTAGATACATATTGCTTTGTTTGCTTGTCGTTATGGGCGTTGTCACAGGCAAAGCTGGTAGTAATAACACGATTTCTGTGGGTGTAATGCTTCCATTGCATCAAGTAGATGGTGATGGAAAGCGCATGATAGAATATTATCGTGGTATGCTGACAGCTTTTGAGCAGCTGAAAAAAGAGGGCTATCATATCAATATTCATGCCTGGAATGTTAATATTGACACAGATATCAAAACTACATTGCTCGATCCAAATGCAACCAAGTGTGATTTAATATTCGGCCCTTTGTATAGCAAACAAGTGAAACCTCTTGGTGATTTCTGTAAAACTAAAGGCATTCGATTGGTGATACCATTCTCTATTTCAGGAAATGATGTGGCATATAACAGCAATATCTTCCAGGTATATCAGGATGAAACACGGTTGATAAACGCCACAGTAAATGCTTTTATTGAACGTTTCAGTAAATGTCATCCTGTATTTGTCGATTGTGGAGATGCTACAAGCAAGAAAGGTGCTTTCACTGCAGCATTGCGCAAGCAGCTTGAAACCAAGGGAATACGCTATAATCTCACAAGTCTCAAGTCAGATGATATTGCATTTTCCAAGGCTTTTGTCAATGGTCAGACAAATGTTATCGTGCTCAATACAGCGCGTTCTCCCGAACTGAATGCCGCTTTTGTCAAGCTTGAGCGTTTCGATCAGTTGCATCCTGGCACACTCATCAGCATGTTTGGATATACAGAATGGTTGATGTATGCACCTTATGACTTTGCCCATTTCTGCAAATATGACACTTATATCCCCACAACCTTTTATTATAATGCCTCTTCTTCGGGCACGAAGGCTTTGGAAAACAGCTATCGTTATTGGTTTCATGAGCCTATGCAGCAGGCCTTGCCACGCTTTGCCATCATGGGCTACGACCATGCACAATTCTTTGTTCGAGGCATGGCGCAGTATGGCAAGAGGTTTCTGGGCAGCAAATGGCAACAGCCTTACAAGGCATTGCAATCACCATTGAAGTTCGAACCCGTTGACAATGGTGGGCGTATTAATGCAAGTTTTCAGTTAATTCATTACCTCTACAATGGCAATGTAGAGAGTATTGCCTATTGA
- a CDS encoding T9SS C-terminal target domain-containing protein, whose product MKIKILVLLFLQLIGYVCVWADDNPTVVPTVIIKDASGNESQGDYNGPAPVEATFKANPQSVTGWTAYYEWRFSYERENKPYLIRYEENTSYTFSRSGHHSVVLYAKFTNGNDIIEQECDPISITLSESKLEMPNAFSPNGDGINDIYQAKSTYQSIIEFHAIIYNRWGQKLYEWNDITGGWDGKFHGKDVSQGVYFVVVNARGADGKRYSIKRDVNLLRGYIDSTGQ is encoded by the coding sequence ATGAAAATAAAGATATTAGTTCTGCTCTTTTTACAGTTGATAGGCTATGTCTGTGTTTGGGCTGATGATAATCCTACTGTCGTGCCAACTGTAATTATCAAGGATGCTTCTGGAAATGAAAGCCAAGGAGATTATAATGGACCAGCACCTGTTGAGGCAACTTTTAAGGCAAACCCGCAGTCTGTAACTGGTTGGACGGCTTATTACGAATGGCGTTTCAGTTATGAAAGAGAGAATAAGCCCTATCTTATCAGGTATGAAGAGAATACATCCTATACATTCAGTAGGTCGGGACATCATTCGGTTGTGCTCTATGCAAAGTTCACCAATGGCAATGACATTATAGAACAAGAGTGCGATCCGATAAGCATTACGCTGTCAGAGAGCAAACTTGAAATGCCAAATGCCTTTTCTCCAAATGGTGACGGCATTAATGATATTTATCAAGCTAAGTCAACCTACCAGAGCATTATAGAGTTTCATGCTATCATTTACAATCGCTGGGGCCAGAAACTCTATGAATGGAATGATATAACCGGCGGTTGGGATGGAAAGTTTCACGGTAAAGATGTCAGCCAAGGAGTATATTTTGTTGTGGTAAATGCACGTGGCGCCGATGGCAAACGCTATTCTATCAAGCGTGATGTAAATCTTCTAAGGGGTTACATCGACTCAACAGGGCAATGA
- the uvrA gene encoding excinuclease ABC subunit UvrA, which translates to MEREDKNINVWGARVHNLKNIDVQIPRNSLTVITGLSGSGKSSLAFDTIFAEGQRRYIETFSAYARNFLGNMERSDVDKITGLSPVISIEQKTTNKNPRSTVGTTTEIYDYLRLLYARAGTAYSYATGEKMVKYTEEKVIEMITHDYVDKRIYLLAPLIRNRKGHYRELFESMRRKGYIYIRVDGEIKEITRGMKTDRYKNHNIEVVVDKMLVEDVSHERLAKSIQNAMKQGDGLIMVLDKDSGDAKFFSKRLMCPTSGISYKDPAPNIFSFNSPEGACPHCKGLGYVNEIDLKKVIPNDKMSIREGAIAPLGKYKNQMIFWQIDAILQKYDCNLKTPFVDIPQDAINEILYGSLENLKIDKGLVHTSSDYFVAFDGIIKYLQTVMETDESAAGKKWADQFMATTECPECKGQRLNREALSYRIWDKNITEVACLDINDLKEWLEHVEEHMEVQQKKIATEILKEIRTRVNFLLEVGLDYLSLNRQSATLSGGESQRIRLATQIGSQLVNVLYILDEPSIGLHQRDNDRLIRSLKELRDLGNTVIVVEHDEDMMRAADWIIDIGPKAGRKGGEVVFQGTPEEMLKQHTITAEYLNGERKIEIPSERRKGNGKHIKIFGAKGNNLKNVDIDFPLGKLIVVTGVSGSGKSTLINETLQPILSHHFYRSLKKPMPYDKVEGIDNVDKVVNVDQSPIGRTPRSNPATYTGVFSDIRNLFVNLPEAKIRGYKPGRFSFNVKGGRCEACSGNGYKTIEMNFLPDVMVPCEVCHGKRYNRETLEVRYKGKSIADVLDMTINQAVEFFENVPSILPKIKTLQDVGLGYIKLGQSSTTLSGGESQRVKLATELAKRDTGKTLYILDEPTTGLHFEDIRILMDVLQKLTDRGNTVIIIEHNLDVIKLADYIIDVGPEGGRGGGTILTTGTPEEIAKSKLGYTPKFLASALKKA; encoded by the coding sequence ATGGAAAGAGAAGATAAAAACATTAATGTCTGGGGAGCACGTGTGCATAATCTAAAGAATATCGACGTGCAAATCCCTCGCAATTCACTGACAGTCATCACTGGTTTGTCGGGTTCTGGCAAGTCATCATTAGCTTTTGACACTATTTTTGCCGAAGGACAACGTAGATATATAGAAACGTTTTCAGCTTATGCACGTAATTTCCTGGGTAACATGGAACGATCGGATGTTGACAAAATAACAGGTTTAAGCCCTGTTATCAGCATTGAACAAAAGACTACGAACAAGAATCCTCGGTCAACTGTCGGTACGACTACAGAGATTTACGATTATCTACGCTTGCTTTATGCACGTGCAGGAACGGCATATAGTTATGCTACTGGCGAGAAAATGGTAAAATATACAGAGGAGAAAGTCATTGAAATGATTACTCATGATTATGTAGATAAGCGTATTTACCTCCTTGCTCCATTGATTAGAAACCGCAAAGGGCATTATCGTGAACTCTTTGAAAGCATGAGGCGCAAGGGATATATCTATATCCGAGTAGACGGAGAGATAAAGGAAATCACGCGTGGTATGAAGACCGACCGCTACAAAAACCATAATATAGAGGTAGTAGTCGATAAGATGCTCGTGGAAGATGTCTCTCATGAGCGCCTCGCCAAAAGTATACAAAATGCCATGAAGCAGGGCGATGGCCTTATTATGGTATTGGATAAAGATAGCGGTGATGCCAAGTTCTTCTCTAAACGCCTTATGTGCCCGACTTCTGGAATTTCCTATAAAGACCCCGCACCAAATATATTCTCGTTTAATTCACCAGAGGGGGCATGTCCACATTGCAAAGGATTAGGCTATGTCAACGAGATAGATCTTAAGAAAGTAATCCCCAATGACAAGATGAGTATACGCGAAGGGGCTATTGCCCCATTGGGGAAATATAAGAATCAGATGATATTCTGGCAGATAGATGCTATTCTTCAGAAGTATGACTGCAATCTCAAGACTCCCTTTGTAGATATTCCACAGGATGCTATTAATGAGATTTTATATGGCAGTCTGGAGAACTTGAAGATTGACAAGGGGCTTGTTCATACTTCTTCAGACTATTTTGTGGCCTTTGATGGTATTATTAAATACCTGCAGACCGTTATGGAAACCGACGAATCGGCTGCAGGAAAGAAGTGGGCCGATCAGTTCATGGCTACGACAGAGTGCCCAGAATGCAAGGGACAACGCCTTAACCGTGAGGCGCTCTCCTATCGCATTTGGGATAAGAACATTACAGAGGTAGCCTGTCTTGATATCAATGACCTCAAGGAATGGCTTGAACATGTGGAAGAACACATGGAAGTTCAGCAAAAAAAAATAGCTACCGAGATACTTAAAGAAATCCGAACGCGTGTGAACTTTCTGTTGGAAGTAGGGCTCGACTATCTCTCACTCAATCGGCAAAGTGCTACCCTTTCGGGCGGAGAAAGCCAACGTATTCGCTTAGCTACACAGATAGGAAGTCAATTGGTCAATGTACTTTATATCCTTGATGAACCGAGTATAGGTCTGCATCAACGTGACAATGACCGTCTCATCCGCTCACTCAAGGAACTGCGCGACCTTGGTAACACTGTAATTGTTGTTGAACACGATGAAGATATGATGAGGGCCGCTGACTGGATCATAGACATTGGACCAAAGGCAGGGCGAAAAGGTGGTGAAGTTGTATTTCAAGGGACGCCTGAAGAAATGCTTAAACAGCATACCATCACAGCTGAATATCTGAATGGTGAACGTAAGATAGAAATACCATCCGAACGTCGCAAGGGTAATGGGAAACATATAAAGATTTTCGGTGCAAAAGGAAATAATCTCAAAAATGTGGATATTGATTTTCCATTAGGCAAGTTGATTGTTGTCACCGGAGTATCAGGCTCTGGGAAATCTACGCTTATCAATGAAACACTCCAGCCCATTCTCTCTCACCATTTCTATCGTTCGTTGAAAAAGCCTATGCCATATGACAAGGTGGAGGGGATTGACAATGTGGATAAAGTGGTCAATGTTGACCAGAGTCCTATTGGAAGAACACCACGCAGTAACCCTGCAACCTACACGGGGGTATTCAGTGATATTCGAAATCTTTTCGTCAACTTACCTGAAGCAAAGATACGAGGTTATAAGCCAGGGCGCTTTTCCTTCAACGTGAAAGGTGGTCGTTGTGAGGCTTGTAGCGGTAATGGCTACAAGACAATTGAGATGAATTTCCTGCCCGATGTAATGGTACCATGTGAGGTCTGCCACGGCAAACGTTACAATCGAGAAACACTTGAAGTGAGATATAAGGGTAAATCCATTGCTGATGTGCTCGATATGACGATTAATCAGGCCGTGGAATTCTTTGAGAATGTGCCAAGTATTCTGCCGAAAATCAAGACATTGCAGGATGTAGGTCTGGGGTATATCAAGCTTGGACAGAGTTCAACGACACTCTCAGGTGGTGAGAGTCAGCGCGTAAAGTTAGCTACAGAACTGGCTAAGCGTGATACAGGCAAGACGCTTTATATCCTTGATGAGCCGACAACAGGACTTCACTTTGAGGATATCCGTATTCTGATGGATGTGCTTCAAAAACTCACTGACCGTGGCAACACTGTAATTATCATTGAACACAACTTGGATGTTATCAAGTTAGCTGACTATATCATTGATGTTGGTCCTGAGGGAGGACGAGGTGGTGGAACAATTCTTACCACAGGAACACCTGAAGAAATAGCCAAGAGTAAGTTGGGATATACACCGAAATTCTTAGCTTCTGCATTAAAAAAAGCATGA
- a CDS encoding GYF domain-containing protein, with the protein MQYFIIENGAQAGPFTPKELVNTKLITAETLVWTDGLKDWTPAWQIEEIRLAMETRTNSQQTPPPVPPTMQVASAQNKEQMPKKSHKTFWYSILAIVLVCLLVLMVSNPNKQDHKEAIKTEVTTAITKLADRNNQDNDIFSMGLKMLTNLFASSTVDVTLDQILNYHNYLIYSSTDVTFDGEQHKVSYGILGHVFTLNADDVVRSYEAVNQNGQKNSSVDNTDQKSVNDSEDVENSIDKTISKDADKLVDKVSKKVEDKINEELNKKLDEVSDSTENVIDKIIKALGL; encoded by the coding sequence ATGCAATACTTCATTATTGAGAATGGTGCCCAAGCAGGTCCATTCACACCCAAAGAACTTGTTAATACAAAGCTTATCACTGCTGAAACCTTAGTTTGGACAGATGGTTTGAAAGACTGGACACCAGCGTGGCAGATAGAGGAAATCAGATTGGCCATGGAGACTCGTACCAATTCTCAGCAGACTCCTCCACCCGTTCCGCCAACTATGCAGGTTGCTTCTGCGCAGAATAAAGAGCAAATGCCTAAGAAGAGCCACAAGACCTTCTGGTACTCTATTTTGGCAATTGTCCTTGTTTGCCTACTCGTTCTCATGGTAAGCAATCCTAACAAGCAAGATCATAAGGAAGCTATCAAAACAGAAGTGACAACAGCTATTACTAAATTGGCTGACAGAAACAATCAAGATAACGATATTTTTTCTATGGGACTCAAGATGTTGACTAATCTCTTTGCCAGCAGTACGGTTGATGTCACCTTAGATCAAATTCTCAATTACCACAACTATCTGATTTATTCTTCTACAGATGTTACCTTTGATGGCGAACAACATAAAGTCTCATACGGTATTCTTGGACATGTATTCACTTTAAATGCCGATGATGTGGTAAGGAGTTATGAGGCAGTTAATCAGAATGGTCAGAAGAATTCGTCTGTGGACAATACAGACCAAAAGTCGGTAAACGACAGCGAAGATGTTGAAAATAGTATAGACAAAACCATCAGTAAAGATGCTGATAAATTAGTTGATAAAGTCAGTAAGAAAGTCGAGGATAAGATAAACGAAGAACTGAATAAGAAACTTGATGAAGTTTCTGACAGTACAGAAAACGTTATTGATAAAATTATAAAGGCATTAGGACTTTAA
- the mtaB gene encoding tRNA (N(6)-L-threonylcarbamoyladenosine(37)-C(2))-methylthiotransferase MtaB produces the protein MIDSSAFQGKKATYYTLGCKLNFSETSTFGKMLSDMGVVTAAKGEEADICLINTCSVTDVADHKCRQAIHRMVRENPGAFIIVTGCYAQLESERVSKIPGVDLVLGSNEKANLIQYLNDAFIDRTAGTAQHKYHSVRTKDINTFQASCSRGNRTRYFLKVQDGCNYFCTYCTIPYARGFSRNPSIASLVAQAEEAAAEGGKEIVLTGVNIGHFGETTHEKFIDLVKALDKVEGIKRFRISSLEPDLIDDELIAFCAESRAFMPHFHIPLQSGSDAVLKLMHRRYDTALFAHKIELIKKLMPDAFIGVDVMVGSRGEKPEYFEDCYQFLAHLPVTQLHVFPYSERPGTSALSIPYVVEEKDKKLRSKRLLALSDTKTQDFYQQFIGTEREVLFEKAPRGKAMHGFTDNYIRVELPPSQARTEYDNELMRVKLGEFNYDKSALRAELI, from the coding sequence ATGATAGACAGTTCTGCTTTTCAAGGGAAAAAGGCTACATATTATACACTTGGATGTAAACTGAATTTTTCAGAGACATCTACGTTTGGTAAAATGTTATCAGATATGGGTGTCGTGACCGCAGCAAAGGGGGAAGAGGCAGATATTTGTCTCATCAACACCTGTAGTGTTACGGATGTTGCCGACCATAAGTGCAGACAGGCTATTCATAGAATGGTACGTGAGAACCCCGGAGCATTTATTATTGTTACAGGTTGTTACGCCCAACTCGAGTCTGAGCGGGTAAGTAAGATACCAGGAGTAGATCTTGTGCTTGGTTCAAATGAGAAAGCAAATCTCATTCAATATCTAAATGATGCTTTTATTGATAGGACTGCAGGCACTGCACAGCATAAGTATCACTCTGTCAGAACTAAAGATATCAATACTTTCCAGGCATCATGTTCAAGAGGAAACCGTACCCGATACTTCCTGAAAGTACAAGATGGTTGCAATTATTTCTGTACTTACTGTACAATTCCCTATGCACGTGGTTTTTCCCGCAATCCTTCAATAGCGTCATTAGTTGCACAAGCAGAAGAGGCTGCAGCTGAAGGTGGTAAGGAAATAGTACTTACTGGGGTAAACATCGGCCATTTTGGTGAAACTACTCATGAGAAATTCATTGATCTTGTCAAGGCTCTGGATAAGGTAGAAGGTATTAAACGCTTTCGCATCAGCAGTTTAGAACCCGATTTGATAGATGACGAATTGATAGCTTTCTGTGCAGAGAGCCGGGCTTTCATGCCTCATTTCCACATTCCATTGCAGAGTGGTAGCGATGCCGTTCTTAAGCTGATGCATCGCCGATATGACACAGCTTTGTTTGCACATAAAATAGAACTCATCAAGAAATTAATGCCAGATGCTTTCATTGGAGTTGATGTCATGGTAGGCAGTAGAGGTGAGAAACCCGAGTATTTTGAAGACTGTTATCAGTTTCTTGCCCATCTTCCCGTTACGCAACTGCATGTCTTTCCCTATAGTGAACGCCCGGGAACGAGTGCATTATCTATTCCGTATGTCGTTGAAGAAAAGGATAAGAAGTTGCGCTCCAAGCGTCTGCTGGCCTTAAGCGATACTAAGACACAAGACTTCTATCAGCAGTTTATTGGCACAGAACGCGAGGTGTTGTTTGAAAAAGCACCACGTGGGAAAGCTATGCACGGCTTTACGGACAATTATATCCGCGTAGAATTGCCACCTTCACAGGCGCGTACAGAATATGACAACGAACTCATGCGTGTAAAATTAGGTGAATTCAACTACGATAAATCAGCCTTGAGAGCAGAACTAATCTAA